A region from the Branchiostoma floridae strain S238N-H82 chromosome 9, Bfl_VNyyK, whole genome shotgun sequence genome encodes:
- the LOC118423139 gene encoding sentrin-specific protease 6-like isoform X3 — protein MAHRGSSGLLEALDTSAEREDQGYSDLFGFGNIIDTSDDSDYPGDPTEDTEEDDVVLVEETPAEVTGHKVTKRPLEFKGSFTKDYKIPRKTTDSEVVEASPVLPDKVQHYSSPLSKAQYPPCNTQYTPRTQNSPRINVKLMTGKNTFNSYRDDQQARVKHMNSDSNCFNRGNHTPQNSQKLSVHLPAFQTVAMKPRIVVDGHQVSSTVHASSNAVKHGVNRNSSSTTSVNTEDYSTDVAGSSGTSTVVTVSDTGNSSGSDTSVSPSVQIKLQHEKGHLTGGEAISTGGLQGGGRGMLNKGQAAARGGQVRRGRGRPPSALKGNAMGMNMLSSACVDLGDRCDADQTSGSSSSSNQKGGLGFQEEFLRQMKQKAAADKMRNVLSPPCRLGAWKHAEVERKTVISSSTVTSTTQLNGEASQGTQQVSRTAELGTEKKEADSSADGEEEEEAEDEGNISFLCKNCGNSTYQRDRCNSCGKNTLQKVSTNHDPLKPKARAPLSRKGMPATSFYKDKMARFSNIYSPGTSTATVSQSRITADTKQTQQRLYQPTTRHNTRNAGRPVGRPRVSQKVVPEVVLISDDEDEPPKPAVQPEPSPASQPSSRPSTPVPEPDTGHGTLQDSTSEVDSTQHKEVPETPVTPKVTPVKAFITGNKTAKFDIRAIRIGSRLIQPCEVVTSIEKGISLKVEDHTVELQQNDIVQSVAHFGSNTPFIQLCVTPKIGLALRSRLRFKKKEGLDWFDPGSSDASEKYILLLLHAPVPPTRADVIRQHLQTFSSQHGFVEVEDKEKANNILMALEVKEPFQKSVLAKQDPSTSYKATSTEAQTPSPTPHRPSTEPRRSSTYARSSQGKTINEHRVSLPETSSRSSSPACRDHEEDDRDGFVGPIQKLMVYPPPPASGGITVTTEDLWCLRDGEFLNDVIIDFYLKYLMNTVLSEEDRKRTHIFSSFFYKRLMQRDHVRTRSEDNMHSTPIHRRHSRVKTWTRHVDLFSKDFVIVPINEHAHWYLAVVCFPGLDKEDPHPTFVPRLTRPPTPDLDPPTRPSTPASNPEQTTQQSTEESGSSAQQSSQDTAEVTSEQRSQVKGHDTALASSQSSVRSSEGQEDDDSSSSQGSITKGIQTEPLTREQIEAAFASQIVEEERIASRQSPRKCYETMEKVSLNPRRSPRKCADAASSSLDSTSQSSQQSSPSKRNSPRKKSEESLNQDSRHFIDEVKHSVIQSATSPRKKLKFPDAEQDRKGDEEKMDVDQDQEELSEEGKNSMETDERRAEAMQGEPMETEDRVGRETPASAIDTTRSQDQSMMDDSASDQSASAMSDQSLPTMSIRRRPCILLFDSLRGPRRAHVMKNLKEYLTVEWEVRKKDQPKREFNNMKGANPKVPQQTNYSDCGVFLLQYVETFFSNPIQDYSFPLSGLEHWFSRQRVKRKRWELQGLIQQLTEEQSDKGDDKT, from the exons CTCTGGACACAAGCGCAGAGAGAGAAGACCAGGGCTATAGTGACCTTTTTGGCTTTGGAAACATCATTGATACTTCAGATGACTCTGATTATCCTGGAGACCC TACTGAGGACACAGAAGAGGATGATGTTGTTTTAGTTGAGGAGACACCAGCTGAGGTCACAGGGCACAAAGTCACCAAACGTCCATTG GAATTCAAGGGAAGTTTCACAAAGGATTACAAAATTCCCAGGAAAACGACAGATTCTGAAGTTGTTGAAGCTTCCCCAGTGTTGCCAGACAAGGTTCAGCATTACTCCTCCCCTCTGTCTAAGGCTCAGTATCCTCCCTGCAATACCCAGTACACCCCCAGGACTCAAAACAGCCCCAGAATCAATGTGAAACTAATGACAGGCAAAAACACCTTTAATTCCTACAGAGACGATCAACAAGCACGTGTGAAGCATATGAATTCAGACTCTAACTGTTTCAACAGAGGGAACCATACACCCCAGAACAGCCAGAAACTATCTGTACATCTCCCTGCATTCCAAACTGTTGCTATGAAACCAAGGATTGTGGTGGATGGCCATCAGGTTTCTAGTACTGTACATGCGTCTTCGAATGCAGTGAAACATGGAGTGAACAGGAACagtagtagtactactagtGTGAATACAGAGGATTACAGCACTGATGTTGCAGGTAGTAGTGGTACCTCAACTGTTGTTACTGTGAGTGATACAGGGAACAGTTCAGGCTCGGACACTAGCGTCAGCCCCAGTGTGCAAATAAAGCTGCAACATGAGAAAG GTCATTTGACTGGAGGGGAAGCTATCAGCACAGGGGGGCTGCAGGGAGGGGGAAGAGGCATGTTGAACAAGGGGCAAGCGGCTGCTAGAGGGGGTCAAGTGCGACGAGGGAGGGGAAGGCCACCATCAGCACTGAAAGGGAATGCTATGGGCATGAACATGCTGTC AAGTGCTTGTGTCGACTTGGGCGATCGTTGTGATGCTGATCAAACATCAGGAAGTTCATCTAGCTCAAACCAGAAAGGAGGACTGGGATTCCAGGAAGAGTTCTTACGGCAGATGAAGCAGAAGGCAGCAGCTGATAAGATGAGGAATGTTCTCAGCCCTCCGTGTCGCCTGGGTGCCTGGAAACATGCAGAAGTAGAGAGGAAAACTGTGATAAG TAGTAGCACAGTAACCAGTACTACACAACTAAATGGTGAGGCCAGTCAGGGCACTCAGCAAG TTTCCAGAACAGCAGAGTTGGGAACAGAAAAGAAGGAGGCAGATTCTTCGGCagatggagaagaagaagaagag GCAGAGGACGAAGGTAACATCTCATTCTTGTGTAAGAACTGTGGAAACTCCACCTACCAACGTGACCGCTGCAACAGCTGTGGGAAGAACACCCTTCAGAAAGTGAGCACAAACCATGACCCCCTCAAGCCGAAAGCCCGCGCCCCTCTCTCCAGAAAGGGCATGCCGGCGACAAGCTTCTACAAGGACAAGATGGCCCGGTTTTCAAACATCTACTCCCCCGGAACAAGCACTGCTACTGTATCCCAGTCCAGGATCACAGCAGATACTAAACAGACTCAACAACGACTTTATCAACCAACTACAAGGCATAACACAAGGAATGCAGGCCGGCCTGTAGGGAGACCACGAGTGTCACAAaaag TAGTTCCGGAAGTTGTGCTGATCagtgatgatgaggatgagCCACCCAAACCTGCTGTCCAACCGGAGCCCAGCCCAGCATCTCAGCCCAGCTCCCGTCCCAGCACCCCCGTACCTGAACCTGACACTGGACATGGGACTCTACAG GACTCCACATCAGAAGTGGACTCAACTCAACACAAGGAAGTTCCAGAGACACCAGTGACACCAAAAGTGACACCAGTCAAGGCTTTCATCACTGGAAACAAGACCGCCAAGTTTGATATCCGTGCCATTCGGATTGGATCCCGCCTGATTCAGCCCTGTGAAGTTGTCACCAGTATAGAGAAAGGCATCAGTTTAAAGGTGGAAG aCCACACTGTGGAGCTCCAGCAAAACGACATTGTGCAGAGTGTGGCCCACTTCGGCAGCAACACACCATTCATCCAGCTGTGCGTCACACCCAAGATCGGCCTAGCTTTACGCAGTCGGTTACGCTTCAAGAAGAAAGAAGGATTGGACTGGTTTGATCCTGGCAGTTCAG ATGCTAGTGAGAAGTACATCCTCCTGCTCCTCCATGCACCAGTCCCCCCAACTCGGGCTGATGTCATCAGGCAGCACCTGCAGACCTTCTCATCACAGCATGGGTTTGTAGAGGTGGAGGACAAGGAGAAGGCCAACAATATTCTCATGGCGCTGGAGGTCAAAGAGCCATTCCAAAAG TCAGTGCTGGCCAAACAGGACCCATCCACCAGCTACAAGGCCACATCTACCGAGGCCCAGACACCATCCCCGACACCCCACAGGCCATCTACAGAACCCAGGAGATCGTCCACTTATGCCAGATCCAGCCAGGGGAAGACCATTAATGAACACAGGGTGTCCCTACCAGAAACGAGTAGTAGATCAAGCTCCCCTGCATGTCGTGATCATGAGGAGGACGACAGGGATGGTTTTGTTGGGCCTATCCAAAA GCTGATGGTGTATCCCCCACCCCCTGCGTCTGGTGGTATCACCGTGACAACAGAGGACCTGTGGTGTCTGAGGGATGGAGAGTTTCTCAATGATGTCATCATAGACTTCTATCTCAA GTACCTGATGAACACTGTCCTGAGTGAAGAGGACAGGAAACGTACTCACATCTTCAGCTCCTTCTTCTACAAGCGGCTGATGCAGAGGGACCATGTAAGAACCAGATCTGAGGACAACATGCACTCTAC ACCTATTCACAGGAGACACAGTCGGGTGAAGACTTGGACGAGACATGTCGATCTGTTCTCTAAGGACTTCGTCATCGTGCCCATCAATGAACA TGCCCACTGGTACCTTGCAGTTGTCTGTTTCCCCGGCTTAGACAAGGAGGATCCACATCCGACATTCGTGCCCCGGCTGACCCGACCTCCAACCCCTGACCTCGATCCTCCCACCCGACCTTCAACCCCTGCCTCAAACCCagaacaaacaacacaacagtcCACGGAAGAAAGCGGGTCTAGTGCACAGCAGAGTTCACAGGACACAGCAGAGGTCACAAGTGAGCAAAGGTCGCAGGTGAAAGGTCACGACACAGCATTAGCCTCATCTCAATCATCTGTGAGGTCATCTGAAGGTCAGGAAGACGATGATAGCTCGAGTTCACAGGGATCTATTACTAAAG GCATACAGACAGAACCTTTGACAAGAGAACAGATAGAAGCAGCATTTGCCAGCCAAATAGTGGAAGAGGAAAGAATTGCATCTCGGCAGTCTCCAAGAAAATGCTACGAAACTATGGAGAAAGTCTCCCTCAACCCAAGACGCTCCCCACGGAAATGTGCTGATGCTGCTAGCAGCTCCTTAGATTCCACGTCTCAGTCTTCACAACAGTCTTCTCCCAGCAAAAGGAACTCCCCAAGGAagaaaagtgaagaaagtcTGAATCAGGATTCTAGACACTTTATTGATGAAGTAAAACACAGTGTTATCCAGTCTGCTACATCTCCAAGGAAGAAGTTGAAGTTCCCTGATGCAGAGCAGGACAGAAAGGGTGATGAGGAGAAGATGGATGTTGATCAGGACCAGGAAGAATTGAGTGAAGAAGGGAAGAATAGCATGGAGACAGATGAGAGAAGAGCTGAAGCAATGCAAGGAGAACCAATGGAAACAGAGGATAGAGTTGGAAGGGAA ACACCAGCCAGTGCAATAGACACAACCCGGTCACAAGATCAGTCCATGATGGATGACTCTGcctctgaccaatcagcatcTGCCATGTCAGACCAATCACTGCCAACCATGTCCATCAGAAGAAG ACCTTGCATCCTCCTCTTTGACTCTCTTAGAGGACCAAGGAGAGCGCATGTCATGAAAAACCTCAAAGA GTACCTGACAGTAGAATGGGAAGTCAGAAAAAAAGACCAGCCCAAAAGAGAGTTTAACAACATGAAGGGAGCTAACCCTAAGGTACCCCAGCAGACCAACTACAGTGACTGTGGAGTCTTCCTGCTGCAGTATGTGGAGACCTTCTTCAGT AACCCCATCCAGGACTACTCCTTCCCTCTGAGTGGCCTGGAGCACTGGTTCTCCAGACAGAGGGTGAAGAGGAAACgatgggaactgcaggggctcaTTCAACAACTAACCGAAGAACAGAGCGACAAAGGAGATGATAAAACATAG
- the LOC118423139 gene encoding sentrin-specific protease 6-like isoform X1 encodes MAHRGSSGLLEALDTSAEREDQGYSDLFGFGNIIDTSDDSDYPGDPTEDTEEDDVVLVEETPAEVTGHKVTKRPLEFKGSFTKDYKIPRKTTDSEVVEASPVLPDKVQHYSSPLSKAQYPPCNTQYTPRTQNSPRINVKLMTGKNTFNSYRDDQQARVKHMNSDSNCFNRGNHTPQNSQKLSVHLPAFQTVAMKPRIVVDGHQVSSTVHASSNAVKHGVNRNSSSTTSVNTEDYSTDVAGSSGTSTVVTVSDTGNSSGSDTSVSPSVQIKLQHEKGHLTGGEAISTGGLQGGGRGMLNKGQAAARGGQVRRGRGRPPSALKGNAMGMNMLSSACVDLGDRCDADQTSGSSSSSNQKGGLGFQEEFLRQMKQKAAADKMRNVLSPPCRLGAWKHAEVERKTVISSSTVTSTTQLNGEASQGTQQVSRTAELGTEKKEADSSADGEEEEEAEDEGNISFLCKNCGNSTYQRDRCNSCGKNTLQKVSTNHDPLKPKARAPLSRKGMPATSFYKDKMARFSNIYSPGTSTATVSQSRITADTKQTQQRLYQPTTRHNTRNAGRPVGRPRVSQKVVPEVVLISDDEDEPPKPAVQPEPSPASQPSSRPSTPVPEPDTGHGTLQDSTSEVDSTQHKEVPETPVTPKVTPVKAFITGNKTAKFDIRAIRIGSRLIQPCEVVTSIEKGISLKVEDHTVELQQNDIVQSVAHFGSNTPFIQLCVTPKIGLALRSRLRFKKKEGLDWFDPGSSDASEKYILLLLHAPVPPTRADVIRQHLQTFSSQHGFVEVEDKEKANNILMALEVKEPFQKSEKTTFITTQSVLAKQDPSTSYKATSTEAQTPSPTPHRPSTEPRRSSTYARSSQGKTINEHRVSLPETSSRSSSPACRDHEEDDRDGFVGPIQKLMVYPPPPASGGITVTTEDLWCLRDGEFLNDVIIDFYLKYLMNTVLSEEDRKRTHIFSSFFYKRLMQRDHVRTRSEDNMHSTPIHRRHSRVKTWTRHVDLFSKDFVIVPINEHAHWYLAVVCFPGLDKEDPHPTFVPRLTRPPTPDLDPPTRPSTPASNPEQTTQQSTEESGSSAQQSSQDTAEVTSEQRSQVKGHDTALASSQSSVRSSEGQEDDDSSSSQGSITKGIQTEPLTREQIEAAFASQIVEEERIASRQSPRKCYETMEKVSLNPRRSPRKCADAASSSLDSTSQSSQQSSPSKRNSPRKKSEESLNQDSRHFIDEVKHSVIQSATSPRKKLKFPDAEQDRKGDEEKMDVDQDQEELSEEGKNSMETDERRAEAMQGEPMETEDRVGRETPASAIDTTRSQDQSMMDDSASDQSASAMSDQSLPTMSIRRRPCILLFDSLRGPRRAHVMKNLKEYLTVEWEVRKKDQPKREFNNMKGANPKVPQQTNYSDCGVFLLQYVETFFSNPIQDYSFPLSGLEHWFSRQRVKRKRWELQGLIQQLTEEQSDKGDDKT; translated from the exons CTCTGGACACAAGCGCAGAGAGAGAAGACCAGGGCTATAGTGACCTTTTTGGCTTTGGAAACATCATTGATACTTCAGATGACTCTGATTATCCTGGAGACCC TACTGAGGACACAGAAGAGGATGATGTTGTTTTAGTTGAGGAGACACCAGCTGAGGTCACAGGGCACAAAGTCACCAAACGTCCATTG GAATTCAAGGGAAGTTTCACAAAGGATTACAAAATTCCCAGGAAAACGACAGATTCTGAAGTTGTTGAAGCTTCCCCAGTGTTGCCAGACAAGGTTCAGCATTACTCCTCCCCTCTGTCTAAGGCTCAGTATCCTCCCTGCAATACCCAGTACACCCCCAGGACTCAAAACAGCCCCAGAATCAATGTGAAACTAATGACAGGCAAAAACACCTTTAATTCCTACAGAGACGATCAACAAGCACGTGTGAAGCATATGAATTCAGACTCTAACTGTTTCAACAGAGGGAACCATACACCCCAGAACAGCCAGAAACTATCTGTACATCTCCCTGCATTCCAAACTGTTGCTATGAAACCAAGGATTGTGGTGGATGGCCATCAGGTTTCTAGTACTGTACATGCGTCTTCGAATGCAGTGAAACATGGAGTGAACAGGAACagtagtagtactactagtGTGAATACAGAGGATTACAGCACTGATGTTGCAGGTAGTAGTGGTACCTCAACTGTTGTTACTGTGAGTGATACAGGGAACAGTTCAGGCTCGGACACTAGCGTCAGCCCCAGTGTGCAAATAAAGCTGCAACATGAGAAAG GTCATTTGACTGGAGGGGAAGCTATCAGCACAGGGGGGCTGCAGGGAGGGGGAAGAGGCATGTTGAACAAGGGGCAAGCGGCTGCTAGAGGGGGTCAAGTGCGACGAGGGAGGGGAAGGCCACCATCAGCACTGAAAGGGAATGCTATGGGCATGAACATGCTGTC AAGTGCTTGTGTCGACTTGGGCGATCGTTGTGATGCTGATCAAACATCAGGAAGTTCATCTAGCTCAAACCAGAAAGGAGGACTGGGATTCCAGGAAGAGTTCTTACGGCAGATGAAGCAGAAGGCAGCAGCTGATAAGATGAGGAATGTTCTCAGCCCTCCGTGTCGCCTGGGTGCCTGGAAACATGCAGAAGTAGAGAGGAAAACTGTGATAAG TAGTAGCACAGTAACCAGTACTACACAACTAAATGGTGAGGCCAGTCAGGGCACTCAGCAAG TTTCCAGAACAGCAGAGTTGGGAACAGAAAAGAAGGAGGCAGATTCTTCGGCagatggagaagaagaagaagag GCAGAGGACGAAGGTAACATCTCATTCTTGTGTAAGAACTGTGGAAACTCCACCTACCAACGTGACCGCTGCAACAGCTGTGGGAAGAACACCCTTCAGAAAGTGAGCACAAACCATGACCCCCTCAAGCCGAAAGCCCGCGCCCCTCTCTCCAGAAAGGGCATGCCGGCGACAAGCTTCTACAAGGACAAGATGGCCCGGTTTTCAAACATCTACTCCCCCGGAACAAGCACTGCTACTGTATCCCAGTCCAGGATCACAGCAGATACTAAACAGACTCAACAACGACTTTATCAACCAACTACAAGGCATAACACAAGGAATGCAGGCCGGCCTGTAGGGAGACCACGAGTGTCACAAaaag TAGTTCCGGAAGTTGTGCTGATCagtgatgatgaggatgagCCACCCAAACCTGCTGTCCAACCGGAGCCCAGCCCAGCATCTCAGCCCAGCTCCCGTCCCAGCACCCCCGTACCTGAACCTGACACTGGACATGGGACTCTACAG GACTCCACATCAGAAGTGGACTCAACTCAACACAAGGAAGTTCCAGAGACACCAGTGACACCAAAAGTGACACCAGTCAAGGCTTTCATCACTGGAAACAAGACCGCCAAGTTTGATATCCGTGCCATTCGGATTGGATCCCGCCTGATTCAGCCCTGTGAAGTTGTCACCAGTATAGAGAAAGGCATCAGTTTAAAGGTGGAAG aCCACACTGTGGAGCTCCAGCAAAACGACATTGTGCAGAGTGTGGCCCACTTCGGCAGCAACACACCATTCATCCAGCTGTGCGTCACACCCAAGATCGGCCTAGCTTTACGCAGTCGGTTACGCTTCAAGAAGAAAGAAGGATTGGACTGGTTTGATCCTGGCAGTTCAG ATGCTAGTGAGAAGTACATCCTCCTGCTCCTCCATGCACCAGTCCCCCCAACTCGGGCTGATGTCATCAGGCAGCACCTGCAGACCTTCTCATCACAGCATGGGTTTGTAGAGGTGGAGGACAAGGAGAAGGCCAACAATATTCTCATGGCGCTGGAGGTCAAAGAGCCATTCCAAAAG TCTGAGAAAACCACTTTCATAACTACACAGTCAGTGCTGGCCAAACAGGACCCATCCACCAGCTACAAGGCCACATCTACCGAGGCCCAGACACCATCCCCGACACCCCACAGGCCATCTACAGAACCCAGGAGATCGTCCACTTATGCCAGATCCAGCCAGGGGAAGACCATTAATGAACACAGGGTGTCCCTACCAGAAACGAGTAGTAGATCAAGCTCCCCTGCATGTCGTGATCATGAGGAGGACGACAGGGATGGTTTTGTTGGGCCTATCCAAAA GCTGATGGTGTATCCCCCACCCCCTGCGTCTGGTGGTATCACCGTGACAACAGAGGACCTGTGGTGTCTGAGGGATGGAGAGTTTCTCAATGATGTCATCATAGACTTCTATCTCAA GTACCTGATGAACACTGTCCTGAGTGAAGAGGACAGGAAACGTACTCACATCTTCAGCTCCTTCTTCTACAAGCGGCTGATGCAGAGGGACCATGTAAGAACCAGATCTGAGGACAACATGCACTCTAC ACCTATTCACAGGAGACACAGTCGGGTGAAGACTTGGACGAGACATGTCGATCTGTTCTCTAAGGACTTCGTCATCGTGCCCATCAATGAACA TGCCCACTGGTACCTTGCAGTTGTCTGTTTCCCCGGCTTAGACAAGGAGGATCCACATCCGACATTCGTGCCCCGGCTGACCCGACCTCCAACCCCTGACCTCGATCCTCCCACCCGACCTTCAACCCCTGCCTCAAACCCagaacaaacaacacaacagtcCACGGAAGAAAGCGGGTCTAGTGCACAGCAGAGTTCACAGGACACAGCAGAGGTCACAAGTGAGCAAAGGTCGCAGGTGAAAGGTCACGACACAGCATTAGCCTCATCTCAATCATCTGTGAGGTCATCTGAAGGTCAGGAAGACGATGATAGCTCGAGTTCACAGGGATCTATTACTAAAG GCATACAGACAGAACCTTTGACAAGAGAACAGATAGAAGCAGCATTTGCCAGCCAAATAGTGGAAGAGGAAAGAATTGCATCTCGGCAGTCTCCAAGAAAATGCTACGAAACTATGGAGAAAGTCTCCCTCAACCCAAGACGCTCCCCACGGAAATGTGCTGATGCTGCTAGCAGCTCCTTAGATTCCACGTCTCAGTCTTCACAACAGTCTTCTCCCAGCAAAAGGAACTCCCCAAGGAagaaaagtgaagaaagtcTGAATCAGGATTCTAGACACTTTATTGATGAAGTAAAACACAGTGTTATCCAGTCTGCTACATCTCCAAGGAAGAAGTTGAAGTTCCCTGATGCAGAGCAGGACAGAAAGGGTGATGAGGAGAAGATGGATGTTGATCAGGACCAGGAAGAATTGAGTGAAGAAGGGAAGAATAGCATGGAGACAGATGAGAGAAGAGCTGAAGCAATGCAAGGAGAACCAATGGAAACAGAGGATAGAGTTGGAAGGGAA ACACCAGCCAGTGCAATAGACACAACCCGGTCACAAGATCAGTCCATGATGGATGACTCTGcctctgaccaatcagcatcTGCCATGTCAGACCAATCACTGCCAACCATGTCCATCAGAAGAAG ACCTTGCATCCTCCTCTTTGACTCTCTTAGAGGACCAAGGAGAGCGCATGTCATGAAAAACCTCAAAGA GTACCTGACAGTAGAATGGGAAGTCAGAAAAAAAGACCAGCCCAAAAGAGAGTTTAACAACATGAAGGGAGCTAACCCTAAGGTACCCCAGCAGACCAACTACAGTGACTGTGGAGTCTTCCTGCTGCAGTATGTGGAGACCTTCTTCAGT AACCCCATCCAGGACTACTCCTTCCCTCTGAGTGGCCTGGAGCACTGGTTCTCCAGACAGAGGGTGAAGAGGAAACgatgggaactgcaggggctcaTTCAACAACTAACCGAAGAACAGAGCGACAAAGGAGATGATAAAACATAG